The following are from one region of the Silene latifolia isolate original U9 population chromosome 9, ASM4854445v1, whole genome shotgun sequence genome:
- the LOC141599254 gene encoding protein NRT1/ PTR FAMILY 8.3-like — protein MSTSDDHLFNLHDELLQIKDSELYTGDGSVDVNGKPVLKSKTGNWKACLFVLGTECCERLAFSGIDANLVTYLTQQMRQGNASAARIASTWSGTCYVSPLIGAFLADSYWGRYQTIFVFSSIYIIGLCAFALSATFPAFQPADSVSIFPQYALFFVGLYLIAVGTGGIKPCVPSFGADQFDDTDTNERIKKGSFFNWFYFSISLGSLISNSLLVWIQENVGWSIGYGIPAVCMGVALMSFFSGTRYYRYQRPGGSPLTRICQVIVASFRKCKLDSPQDTSLLHETSDVGNRKLEHTEGLEFLDKAAVMTNTEMKTEDISAPWKLCTITQVEELKILIRLFPIWVTGIVDFAAHAQRSTTFIEQGTVMDRKIGSFTIPAASLATCAVFSSFVWVPIYEKTIVPLARKLTRKERGFSDLQRMGIGLFLTVIAMVFATLVETRRLQVAKEPGRVPLSILWQVPQYVILGISDVFTYVGRLQFLYDQSPDSMRSLCTAFGLLIIAFGCYLSSFVLFIVTSITTAKGKPGWVPNDLNKGKLDNYFGFWAGFCLLNLLVYVLCAMRYKHKVLKIMR, from the exons ATGAGTACTTCTGATGATCACTTGTTCAATTTGCATGATGAACTTCTGCAG ATTAAGGACAGTGAATTATATACTGGAGATGGGTCTGTTGATGTCAATGGGAAGCCTGTCCTGAAAAGCAAAACAGGAAATTGGAAAGCATGCCTGTTCGTACTCG GTACTGAATGTTGTGAACGTCTTGCATTCAGTGGTATAGATGCAAACCTAGTAACATATCTTACTCAGCAAATGCGCCAGGGAAATGCATCTGCTGCGAGAATTGCTAGCACTTGGTCTGGAACATGTTACGTTTCACCTCTTATTGGAGCTTTCTTGGCCGATTCTTATTGGGGAAGATATCAGACAATTTTTGTGTTCTCCAGCATTTATATCATT GGGTTGTGCGCTTTTGCTCTATCAGCAACATTTCCTGCATTTCAACCTGCTGACAGTGTATCAATATTTCCACAATACGCTCTATTCTTTGTTGGACTTTACTTAATCGCAGTTGGAACAGGGGGAATCAAGCCTTGTGTTCCATCGTTTGGAGCTGATCAATTTGACGATACTGACACTAATGAACGGATAAAAAAGGGATCATTTTTCAACTGGTTTTACTTCTCGATCAGCCTTGGTTCCCTTATATCAAACAGTCTTCTTGTTTGGATACAAGAAAATGTAGGATGGAGCATTGGCTACGGGATTCCTGCAGTCTGTATGGGAGTCGCTCTCATGAGTTTCTTTTCTGGAACTCGTTACTATAGATATCAAAGGCCTGGAGGAAGCCCTTTAACCAGAATTTGCCAGGTTATAGTTGCATCATTTAGGAAGTGCAAACTGGACAGTCCACAGGATACCAGCCTTCTACACGAAACTTCAGACGTAGGAAATCGTAAGCTGGAGCACACTGAAGGCCTTGA GTTCTTGGATAAAGCTGCAGTTATGACAAACACTGAAATGAAAACCGAGGACATCTCCGCCCCTTGGAAATTATGTACGATAACACAGGTCGAAGAACTAAAGATCTTGATCCGATTATTTCCTATATGGGTGACAGGAATAGTCGATTTTGCAGCACATGCTCAAAGATCTACAACATTCATTGAGCAAGGAACAGTCATGGACAGGAAAATCGGATCCTTCACCATCCCGGCAGCTTCCTTAGCAACCTGTGCAGTGTTCAGCTCTTTTGTTTGGGTACCGATCTATGAAAAGACAATTGTGCCCTTAGCTAGGAAGCTGACAAGAAAAGAAAGGGGTTTCTCCGACCTGCAGAGGATGGGCATCGGCCTATTCCTAACCGTCATAGCCATGGTTTTTGCTACCTTGGTGGAGACAAGACGATTGCAGGTAGCCAAAGAACCAGGTAGGGTCCCTCTTAGTATTCTGTGGCAAGTTCCACAGTATGTAATTTTGGGGATTTCAGATGTATTTACGTATGTCGGGCGGCTGCAGTTTCTATATGATCAGTCACCTGACAGCATGAGAAGTTTGTGTACTGCATTCGGGCTTCTGATCATTGCATTCGGGTGTTATTTGAGCTCTTTTGTGCTGTTTATAGTGACCAGCATTACTACAGCTAAGGGAAAACCCGGGTGGGTACCAAATGACCTAAATAAGGGTAAATTGGATAATTATTTCGGATTTTGGGCCGGGTTCTGTTTATTAAACCTGTTGGTGTATGTTTTATGTGCCATGAGGTATAAACACAAGGTGTTGAAGATTATGAGATGA